From one Misgurnus anguillicaudatus chromosome 2, ASM2758022v2, whole genome shotgun sequence genomic stretch:
- the opn4.1 gene encoding melanopsin-like has translation MSHHHSSWREHHCVPGDTNCTASFKESLSSRNYKLHHVPFHGPTHSHHHEPPHPFPTVDVPDHAHYIIGSVILIVGITGVMGNALVIYVFCRSNSLRTAGNMFVVNLAVADLFMSLTQAPMFFVASLHKRWVFGERVCELYAFCGALFGICSMMTLTAIAADRCLAITQPLALVTKVSRRKAGAVLAVVWLYSLGWSLPPFFGWSAYVPEGLQTSCSWDYMTFTPSVRAYTILLFIFVFFIPLGIIGSCYFAIFQAIRAAGREIRELNCGETHKVYKRMQNEWKMAKVALLVILLFVISWSPYSVVALTATAGYSHLLTPYMNSVPAVIAKASAIHNPIIYAITHPKYRAAIARYIPILRRILRVKEKDLRSSFSSSSALCSRRPTLTSQCSTEVSVGNAARVNGRWGKTRLSSASDTDSYWTESEAEGSSVNSTTFGRRVSTEISSDTAIPSTESSTTTTRGHKAEKSDKVLSIPVPFIAFGTDPSDREPVSDGKTFLLEGDLRE, from the coding sequence ATGAGTCATCATCACTCTTCATGGCGAGAGCACCACTGTGTCCCTGGAGACACCAACTGCACCGCAAGCTTTAAGGAATCCTTAAGCAGCAGGAACTACAAGTTACACCACGTGCCTTTCCATGGACCGACCCATAGTCACCACCACGAGCCTCCACACCCTTTCCCCACTGTGGATGTTCCTGATCATGCCCACTACATCATCGGCTCTGTCATCTTAATAGTTGGCATTACCGGAGTGATGGGGAACGCACTGGTGATCTACGTGTTCTGCCGAAGCAACAGTCTTCGCACTGCGGGGAACATGTTTGTGGTGAACCTGGCTGTGGCCGACCTCTTCATGTCTCTCACCCAAGCACCTATGTTCTTTGTGGCCAGCCTGCACAAGCGCTGGGTGTTCGGCGAGCGTGTTTGCGAGCTCTACGCCTTCTGCGGTGCCCTCTTCGGGATCTGTTCCATGATGACTTTGACTGCAATTGCTGCCGATCGCTGCCTTGCTATAACACAGCCGCTTGCGCTTGTGACCAAAGTCAGCCGACGCAAAGCCGGTGCAGTATTAGCTGTTGTGTGGCTCTATTCCCTGGGCTGGAGCCTTCCGCCCTTTTTTGGCTGGAGTGCCTATGTCCCTGAAGGCCTTCAGACCTCCTGTTCTTGGGACTACATGACCTTCACTCCATCGGTACGTGCATACACCATCcttcttttcatttttgtgttctTCATCCCCTTAGGGATCATTGGTAGTTGCTACTTTGCCATTTTCCAAGCTATCCGAGCAGCAGGGAGGGAGATAAGGGAGCTGAATTGTGGAGAAACCCATAAGGTCTATAAACGTATGCAGAATGAATGGAAGATGGCTAAGGTTGCCCTTCTGGTGATTTTGCTCTTTGTAATATCCTGGTCACCGTACTCCGTGGTGGCTCTTACCGCAACTGCTGGTTATTCCCATCTCCTCACCCCTTACATGAATTCAGTACCTGCTGTTATTGCCAAAGCCTCAGCCATCCACAATCCCATCATCTACGCAATCACACATCCTAAATACCGGGCAGCTATTGCGCGTTACATTCCAATACTCCGCCGTATTCTCCGCGTAAAGGAGAAGGACCTCCGTTCTTCTTTCAGTTCCAGCAGTGCCCTCTGCTCCCGTCGTCCGACCCTCACCAGCCAATGTTCAACGGAGGTCAGTGTCGGAAATGCAGCACGGGTTAACGGCCGCTGGGGAAAGACCCGCTTGTCTTCTGCTTCAGACACTGATTCGTACTGGACTGAGAGCGAGGCTGAAGGTTCCAGTGTGAATTCCACAACTTTTGGTCGTCGTGTGTCCACAGAGATCTCTTCAGATACAGCCATTCCTTCAACAGAGTCAAGCACTACCACCACAAGAGGGCACAAAGCAGAAAAATCAGACAAGGTTTTAAGCATACCTGTGCCCTTTATTGCTTTCGGAACAGATCCATCAGACAGGGAGCCTGTATCTGATGGAAAGACGTTCCTCCTTGAGGGGGACCTCAGGGAATAA
- the pxdc1a gene encoding PX domain containing 1a encodes MAGVTSLSVRKVTDCCVIGLEHFAVGEEEFFQIRTEWSDKSIRYLRRRYLDLVKLATSLEKLFSEDSGSLTQSLTLKALQKIIDAEQPCDIENKLDEVETLLKTIIKMPPKYSQCKAVLTFFKTTPLDYTLKNMFDPIQPFYQSPVTVADVRRANGFCLANTETVLFDPYMLEKGVKPSKSCISETEAQIWTGTTCENGIRPDKEFVHTPYFMSSVLTTVATENKEDDYHPKKTEFTTNNITSLHLHACETDILE; translated from the exons ATGGCAGGTGTCACGAGCCTCTCTGTTCGGAAAGTAACCGACTGTTGTGTGATCGGACTCGAGCACTTTGCTGTTGGAGAAGAGGAGTTTTTCCAGATCAGGACTGAATGGTCTGATAAAAGCATAAGGTACTTACGAAGGCGATATCTCGATCTGGTAAAACTTGCGACTAGTTTGGAGAAGTTGTTTTCAGAGGACAGCGGGAGTTTGACTCAATCCCTGACGCTTAAGG CACTGCAGAAGATAATAGACGCAGAGCAACCCTGTGACATTGAAAACAAGCTGGATGAAGTGGAAACATTATTAAAAACTATAATCAAAATGCCACCAAAG TACTCTCAGTGTAAAGCAGTTCTTACATTTTTCAAGACTACCCCTTTggactacactttaaaaaacatgtttgatCCAATCCAGCCCTTCTACCAGAGTCCTGTAACTGTAGCTG ATGTCAGGAGGGCCAATGGGTTTTGTTTGGCGAATACAGAGACTGTTCTTTTTGATCCATATATGTTGGAGAAAGGAGTCAAACCATCTAAATCGTGCAT CTCTGAGACGGAGGCCCAGATATGGACAGGAACAACATGTGAAAATGGGATCAGACCTGACAAAGAATTTGTGCACACACCTTACTTCATGAGCTCAGTTCTGACTACTGTTGCCACTGAAAATAAAGAAGATGACTATCACCCTAAAAAAACAGAGTTTACCACCAACAACATCACCAGCCTCCACTTACATGCCTGCGAGACTGACATCCTTGAATGA
- the tmem53 gene encoding transmembrane protein 53, whose product MGDEGIDYNIVFPEAPISEKHWRGSKEPVVILLGWAGCRDKHLAKYSSIYNQQGCVTVRYTAPLKTVFVSESFGYEELRSAAHKLLELLYDYEVENNPIFFHVFSNGGFMLYRYMVELLQSHPQFSTLCVVGTVVDSAPGSQNVIGALRALKTTLGPKVNLVLQYVLLALFAVAVVLLRVVLYSVTKYFHKNHYDAMMEKPAPWPQMYLYSRSDRVIRYKDVEKMVKVLREKGLTVESFDFITPAHVSLYRDCPEDYSSRCRTFLTGCMTASVEKKRL is encoded by the exons ATGGGGGATGAGGGCATAGACTACAACATTGTTTTTCCAGAAGCACCAATCTCAG AGAAACACTGGCGCGGATCAAAGGAGCCAGTCGTTATTCTTTTAGGCTGGGCTGGCTGCAGAGACAAACATCTCGCAAAATACAGCTCTATCTACAATCAACAG GGATGCGTGACTGTGCGCTACACAGCTCCTTTGAAGACGGTGTTTGTTTCCGAATCATTCGGATATGAAGAGCTAAGAAGCGCTGCTCACAAATTACTTGAACTTCTGTATGACTATGAGGTAGAGAACAACCCAATTTTCTTCCACGTTTTCAGCAACGGGGGATTCATGCTGTACCGCTACATGGTTGAGTTATTACAAAGTCACCCTCAGTTTAGCACTCTATGTGTGGTGGGCACAGTTGTGGACAGTGCGCCTGGCAGTCAAAACGTTATAGGCGCCCTCAGAGCTCTCAAAACCACCTTAGGGCCCAAAGTCAACTTAGTACTGCAGTACGTCCTCCTGGCACTGTTTGCAGTGGCAGTTGTGCTTCTGAGGGTTGTCTTGTATTCTGTGACCAAATACTTTCACAAGAACCACTACGATGCTATGATGGAGAAACCTGCACCTTGGCCTCAGATGTACCTTTATTCCAGATCAGACAGGGTGATCAGGTACAAGGATGTGGAGAAGATGGTTAAGGTGTTGCGGGAGAAGGGGCTGACCGTTGAAAGCTTCGATTTTATCACCCCTGCACATGTGAGTTTATACAGAGACTGTCCAGAAGACTATTCCAGCAGGTGCAGGACTTTTCTGACAGGCTGCATGACTGCTTCAGTGGAAAAGAAACGTCTTTAG
- the LOC129442043 gene encoding uncharacterized protein, protein MGRLKDAYQDVQPVILRLAEESVTSSLYCSSAEGIEAHVSALVEAFLVEVYRCRICQFTSSQKARISHHVMERHDPSSPCPHLPCLEKDDDESLNVEMRVDDEVDHNNSPYDLESDLHSVSKNNEDQLDMDRMSFLLPMYGMFQNISPRSCDISLGSNSDGNLHVAQTCEVSTLFEEERHGEDSEEEPVFQLEDASTGLNGEIDTDVQDEEMAQSAHLMTLGLCRISSTKCPPQSATSVKRLSHTPGEQDAGNNIMDDRQPLLSASELQKMSGEDGGLACILCQTVTSSRGMLEVHLKCHSGDQGFRCPRCDWESEDWLDMEQHWRGHEKRKNSKPHKCSVCPKAFRRPDSRDAHEKRHNQRHRCRSETTPLAQCSLCLEWCHSGKEWEIHQQCHFQGEFKCLHCDFTENSWKKTLKHIHTQHKHGDTNQKKQIVHSIERPHLSMQTSTKYPECLRKLKPESWCQVRKKNVINRVVGVEMKNKGEKDLRRSIDKTSVGVAASRRREFCCNLCDKKFSTKLTMRRHMGIHQGEKPFKCPHCHYCTRLKASLIQHLRVHTGEKPYKCSQCSYASIDGSSLRRHSRTHTQERPYCCQYCPYSSIQKKSLDLHSRRHHTGESFPCHLCQYSTADRQLLVRHIKKHHSTEQPVVLGQRNSSCSGSQAVPSQRSRTSK, encoded by the exons ATGGGCAGGTTAAAAGATGCATATCAAGATGTCCAGCCTGTAATCCTTCGACTTGCAGAAGAGAGCGTCACCTCCAGCCTTTACTGCAGCTCAGCAGAGGGAATTGAAGCCCACGTTTCCGCTTTGGTGGAAGCTTTCTTGGTCGAAGTTTACAGATGTAGAATCTGCCAGTTTACCAGCAGCCAAAAAGCCAGGATCAGCCATCATGTTATGGAAAGACATGACCCAAGTTCTCCATGTCCCCATCTCCCATGTCTGGAAAAAGATGATGATGAGAGTTTGAATGTAGAAATGAGGGTTGACGATGAGGTCGACCACAATAACTCTCCCTATGACTTGGAGAGCGACCTTCATTCCGTCTCAAAAAACAACGAGGATCAATTGGACATGGATCGCATGTCTTTCCTTCTTCCGATGTATGGTATGTTTCAGAACATCAGCCCGCGGTCATGTGACATCAGCCTGGGATCAAACTCAGATGGTAACTTGCATGTGGCGCAGACTTGCGAG GTAAGTACACTCTTTGAGGAGGAGAGGCATGGTGAGGACAGTGAAGAGGAACCTGTGTTTCAACTGGAGGATGCTAGCACCGGTTTGAACGGTGAAATCGACACTGATGTCCAGGATGAAGAGATGGCCCAGTCAGCACATCTGATGACTCTTGGACTATGTCGAATCTCCAGCACTAAATGTCCTCCTCAGTCTGCAACTTCAGTGAAAAGACTTTCACATACCCCAGGTGAGCAGGACGCTGGAAATAACATCATGGATGACAGACAGCCCCTGCTGTCGGCTAGTGAATTGCAAAAAATGTCTGGGGAGGATGGCGGACTGGCCTGCATCCTCTGTCAGACAGTGACATCCAGTCGTGGCATGCTGGAAGTGCATCTGAAATGCCACAGTGGAGATCAAGGCTTCAGGTGCCCACGCTGTGACTGGGAGTCAGAAGACTGGCTTGATATGGAGCAACACTGGAGGGGGcatgaaaagagaaaaaattcTAAGCCACATAAATGTAGTGTTTGCCCCAAGGCATTTAGGAGACCTGATTCACGTGACGCTCATGAAAAAAGGCATAATCAAAGACATCGCTGTCGATCTGAGACGACACCTCTCGCACAGTGTTCTCTTTGCCTGGAATGGTGTCATTCAGGGAAGGAGTGGGAGATACACCAACAGTGTCACTTTCAAGGAGAATTTAAATGTTTGCACTGTGATTTTACAG AGAACTCATGGAAGAAGACCTTGAAGCATATTCACACTCAGCACAAGCATGGAGATACAAATCAAAAGAAGCAGAttgttcacagcat AGAACGCCCGCATCTAAGCATGCAAACATCCACCAAGTACCCAGAATGCCTCAGAAAATTGAAGCCAGAGTCATGGTGCCAAGTTAGGAAGAAGAACGTGATAAACAGGGTGGTGGGAGTGGAAATGAAAAATAAAGGAGAGAAGGACTTGAGACGCTCGATAGATAAGACGTCAGTAGGAGTCGCTGCTTCAAGGCGGAGAGAGTTTTGCTGCAACCTGTGTGacaag AAGTTTTCAACCAAGCTGACTATGCGTCGCCATATGGGCATTCATCAGGGGGAAAAGCCATTTAAGTGCCCACACTGCCACTACTGCACACGTCTTAAAGCTTCACTTATCCAGCACCTCCGTGTCCATACAG GTGAGAAGCCGTACAAGTGTTCCCAGTGCTCTTATGCTTCCATTGACGGAAGCTCTCTGCGGCGACACTCAAGGACGCACACACAAGAAAGGCCTTACTGCTGCCAGTACTGTCCTTACAGCAG CATCCAGAAGAAGAGCTTAGACCTCCACTCACGGCGCCATCACACCGGAGAATCCTTTCCTTGTCACCTGTGCCAGTATTCCACAGCCGACCGCCAGCTGCTGGTACGACACATAAAGAAACATCATAGTACAGAACAGCCTGTTGTACTGGGACAGAGAAACAGCTCCTGTTCTGGATCCCAAGCTGTACCTTCCCAAAGATCACGGACATCcaaataa